A genome region from Tolypothrix sp. PCC 7712 includes the following:
- a CDS encoding IS701 family transposase, with the protein MVQPRPAAPTVKFVDEYCQWYKSLFPDVRSFEAFKYLHVGCISDLKRKTLPEIAKIVGLDNQQGLHHFLTTSPWDIEKLRTLRLELILQVLKGRPIILIIDETGDKKKGSKTDYVKRQYIGNLGKTDNGIVAVTVYGVFCGMTFPLLFEVYKPRERLQAGDKYRTKPEIAAILIKKLQSMGFKFNLVLADSLYGESGKNFISVLDELNLNYIVAIRSNHYVEILPRQHIQYLKWQKFQRVFSDLSRENRFIREIIPGKRGELRYWQITTDPENLPDNTTWYVMSKYPDITPREVGNFYGLRTWVEYGLKQSKNELGWSDFRLTHYPDIERWWEIICSAYLMVSLHSEQLFQSPSQRESKFVSHPWWDNGNGWKNILNNLRLIIQPFTLFNLIYPWLTVFPIPQLALGFFKLQSIIYSLTSSIFISLIHPDFYFSSA; encoded by the coding sequence ATGGTACAGCCCCGTCCAGCCGCACCAACAGTCAAATTTGTGGACGAATATTGCCAGTGGTATAAAAGTCTGTTTCCAGATGTTAGGAGTTTCGAGGCTTTTAAATATCTCCATGTAGGCTGCATTTCTGATCTAAAACGTAAAACATTGCCAGAAATAGCAAAAATCGTAGGATTAGATAACCAGCAAGGGTTGCATCATTTTCTAACTACATCACCTTGGGATATAGAAAAGTTAAGAACCTTAAGGTTAGAGTTAATTTTACAAGTGCTAAAAGGTAGACCAATCATTTTAATTATTGATGAGACAGGGGATAAAAAGAAAGGGAGCAAGACAGATTATGTGAAACGGCAGTATATAGGAAATTTGGGAAAAACAGATAATGGAATTGTGGCAGTGACAGTATATGGTGTTTTCTGTGGGATGACATTTCCATTACTGTTTGAAGTGTATAAACCCAGGGAAAGATTACAGGCAGGAGATAAGTACCGCACTAAACCAGAAATAGCAGCAATACTGATAAAAAAGCTACAATCAATGGGTTTTAAATTCAACTTAGTACTTGCAGATAGCTTATATGGAGAGAGTGGTAAGAATTTCATATCTGTATTAGATGAACTAAACTTGAACTATATAGTAGCGATTCGGTCAAATCATTATGTAGAAATACTTCCACGACAACATATTCAATATTTAAAGTGGCAGAAGTTTCAAAGGGTATTCTCTGACTTGAGTCGGGAAAATCGATTTATTAGAGAAATTATTCCGGGAAAACGTGGAGAACTTAGATATTGGCAAATTACTACAGATCCAGAAAATTTGCCTGATAACACTACTTGGTATGTGATGAGTAAATATCCAGACATTACGCCAAGAGAAGTTGGAAATTTTTACGGTTTAAGAACTTGGGTCGAGTACGGGTTAAAACAAAGTAAGAATGAATTAGGTTGGTCAGATTTTCGCCTGACTCACTACCCAGATATTGAGCGATGGTGGGAAATTATTTGCAGTGCTTATTTAATGGTTAGTCTGCATTCGGAGCAACTGTTTCAGTCTCCATCACAACGAGAGTCAAAATTTGTTTCACATCCTTGGTGGGATAATGGAAATGGCTGGAAGAACATTCTTAACAATCTTCGTTTGATTATTCAACCTTTTACTTTATTTAATCTGATATATCCCTGGTTAACGGTTTTTCCTATTCCTCAATTAGCTTTGGGTTTTTTTAAACTTCAATCTATTATTTATAGCCTCACCAGTTCAATTTTTATATCCCTGATTCACCCTGATTTCTACTTTTCCTCTGCCTAG
- a CDS encoding peptidase domain-containing ABC transporter, which produces MKPGITENEIVEFLAVTPPFTQLSSTTLESVAAKCQLLQYRTGQWMLVRERMPAQVMIIYQGQARVLGHDLQTNSPSSLTVVERGEFLGWLGLVRGISCEAVMASSELIAVTLDSLEFMQLMEQEPEFAQAVRSHSHIIEVFELVNQELQRHPDTSFNAKDLARQLWQDTLVVNLLPGKINSLQFDKDHLWILSAGIIDHMSVGFRLLPREGRHWQSTTEVRILGIPWDAPQEETSELKIAPAPEYPPDPYSENLAPAQTILVSGKGPIDAPLACFQMLNQILGGSFRRDLIRKVLTNQLKTHKQITLPVAGAVVEMMGLQAQLVNVPSHVINRLNAPALIYFQENLALLYKITEREIIVAAPESGIARYTPAEFANIWGQSGPVLTVEQADGDRPEKFSLRWFLPSIYKFRLVLMEVLVASFFVQIFGLANPIITQIIIDTVLIQKSLDTLDILGIFLLVIGVFEAALTSLRIYLFADTTNRIDIRLGSEVIEHLLRLPLNYFERRRVGELAGRINELENIRQFLTGTALTVVLDAVFSVIYIGIMLFYSWVLTLVALATVPLFAILTTFVVPIVQQQLRKKAERYADTQSYLVEILTGIQTVKAQNIELKSRWQWRDRYTRYISAGFKNVLTSSTANSISGFLNQFSSFVLLWVGAHLVISNQLSLGQLIAFRIIAGYVTSPLLRLIQLSQSFQEVALSIERLGDILDTAPEVNASDRNNIQLPDIAGAINPLLSL; this is translated from the coding sequence ATGAAGCCAGGTATTACTGAAAATGAAATAGTTGAATTTCTCGCTGTAACTCCGCCATTTACTCAACTTTCATCAACAACTTTAGAAAGCGTTGCAGCTAAATGCCAACTGTTGCAATATCGTACCGGACAGTGGATGTTAGTTAGGGAAAGAATGCCAGCGCAAGTGATGATAATTTATCAAGGACAAGCGCGGGTATTAGGTCACGATTTACAAACTAACTCTCCCAGTAGTTTGACGGTGGTTGAAAGAGGAGAGTTTCTGGGTTGGTTGGGATTGGTACGAGGCATAAGTTGCGAGGCTGTTATGGCCTCGTCCGAACTGATCGCTGTGACGCTGGATTCTCTGGAATTCATGCAATTAATGGAACAAGAACCAGAGTTTGCCCAAGCAGTGCGATCGCATTCCCACATTATTGAAGTTTTTGAACTGGTAAATCAGGAACTCCAGCGTCATCCAGATACCAGCTTTAATGCCAAAGATTTAGCGCGCCAACTTTGGCAAGATACGTTGGTGGTGAATTTACTACCAGGAAAAATCAATTCTCTGCAATTTGATAAAGACCACTTGTGGATACTCAGCGCTGGCATTATTGATCATATGAGTGTCGGCTTTCGCTTATTGCCACGCGAGGGTAGACATTGGCAAAGTACTACAGAGGTTCGCATATTGGGTATTCCCTGGGATGCGCCTCAGGAAGAGACTTCCGAGTTAAAAATTGCGCCAGCACCAGAATATCCACCAGATCCATACAGCGAAAATCTTGCGCCAGCGCAAACTATCTTGGTATCGGGAAAAGGGCCTATTGACGCGCCTTTGGCTTGTTTCCAGATGTTGAATCAGATATTGGGGGGTTCTTTCCGCCGTGATTTAATCCGCAAAGTTCTAACGAACCAACTCAAAACCCACAAGCAAATTACTCTCCCAGTAGCTGGCGCAGTGGTGGAAATGATGGGTTTGCAAGCCCAATTAGTTAACGTTCCATCTCATGTAATTAATCGCTTAAATGCGCCAGCGCTGATTTACTTCCAAGAAAATCTGGCTTTGCTGTACAAAATTACCGAACGGGAAATCATCGTAGCCGCACCAGAAAGCGGGATAGCCAGATATACACCCGCAGAGTTTGCCAATATTTGGGGACAATCCGGGCCAGTATTAACAGTAGAACAGGCAGATGGCGATCGCCCAGAAAAATTTAGTTTAAGGTGGTTCCTACCTTCCATCTATAAATTCCGTTTGGTGTTGATGGAAGTCTTGGTGGCTTCTTTTTTTGTACAAATATTTGGTTTGGCTAACCCAATTATTACCCAAATCATTATCGACACTGTATTAATTCAAAAAAGCCTCGATACTCTGGATATTTTAGGGATTTTCTTGTTAGTAATTGGCGTATTTGAAGCGGCGTTAACGAGTTTGCGGATTTATTTATTTGCCGATACTACTAACCGCATCGATATTCGTTTGGGTTCAGAAGTAATTGAGCATCTGTTAAGATTACCCCTGAATTATTTTGAGCGTCGCCGCGTCGGAGAATTAGCCGGGAGAATTAATGAACTAGAAAATATTAGGCAATTTCTCACAGGGACAGCATTAACTGTAGTTTTAGATGCCGTATTTTCCGTGATTTATATCGGCATCATGTTGTTTTATAGTTGGGTTTTAACCCTCGTAGCTTTGGCAACTGTACCATTGTTTGCCATCCTCACAACTTTTGTGGTGCCGATTGTGCAGCAACAATTACGCAAAAAAGCCGAACGCTACGCTGACACGCAATCCTATTTAGTGGAGATTCTCACCGGCATTCAAACAGTCAAAGCCCAAAATATTGAATTAAAATCTCGTTGGCAATGGCGCGATCGCTATACGCGTTATATTAGCGCTGGGTTTAAGAATGTCCTTACTTCTAGTACCGCCAATTCTATTAGTGGATTTTTAAATCAATTTTCTAGCTTTGTCCTCTTGTGGGTAGGCGCGCATTTAGTGATTTCCAATCAACTGAGTTTAGGACAGTTAATTGCCTTCCGAATTATTGCTGGTTATGTTACCAGTCCACTGCTGCGTTTAATTCAACTCTCACAAAGCTTCCAAGAAGTCGCATTATCCATAGAACGCCTCGGTGATATTTTAGATACAGCGCCAGAAGTTAATGCCAGCGATCGCAACAATATTCAACTCCCAGATATTGCAGGTGCTATTAACCCTCTTTTGTCACTCTAG
- a CDS encoding peptidylprolyl isomerase has product MTTPTLQAGNEILQAEKLLSLLNRYQLLPQVLRAKLIDEAIAPFNCTEAETLSAIAHFRQRYQLTSLEEQAAWLQKNQLTEAIMYEVAIRPILIRKFQLQMWGNKLESYFLQRKSDLDQVVYSMIRTQDEGLAQELYFRIAEEENSFATIAQQYSQGSEAQTGGVVGPVPLSQPHPVIQKILFASQPGQLWKPQLIADWYVIIRLEQFLPAQLDEAMQQHLLDELFEAWIQTQIKTELENFRF; this is encoded by the coding sequence ATGACAACACCAACATTACAAGCGGGGAACGAAATTCTTCAGGCAGAAAAATTGCTGTCTTTGCTGAATCGTTACCAACTATTACCGCAGGTACTACGTGCCAAACTGATTGACGAAGCGATCGCACCCTTTAACTGCACAGAAGCAGAAACACTCTCGGCGATCGCACATTTCCGTCAACGCTACCAACTCACCTCTTTGGAGGAACAAGCCGCATGGTTGCAAAAAAATCAGCTAACGGAAGCAATCATGTATGAGGTAGCAATTCGTCCCATATTAATCCGCAAATTTCAATTGCAGATGTGGGGAAACAAACTTGAGTCTTATTTTCTGCAACGTAAATCAGATTTAGACCAAGTTGTCTATTCCATGATTCGCACCCAAGATGAGGGTTTAGCCCAAGAGCTATATTTTCGCATTGCGGAAGAAGAGAATTCTTTTGCAACTATTGCTCAACAGTATTCCCAAGGTTCTGAAGCCCAAACAGGAGGGGTGGTTGGGCCAGTTCCTTTATCTCAACCGCATCCCGTAATTCAAAAGATTCTTTTTGCCAGTCAACCTGGTCAACTTTGGAAGCCTCAGTTAATCGCTGATTGGTATGTAATTATTCGCTTAGAACAATTTCTGCCTGCACAGTTAGATGAAGCGATGCAGCAGCATTTACTAGATGAACTCTTTGAAGCTTGGATACAAACACAAATCAAAACCGAATTAGAGAATTTTAGATTTTAG
- a CDS encoding CAP domain-containing protein, whose protein sequence is MATTTSPTFEQRVLELTNVERIKSGLKPLQGNAELNYAADQYAESMAKNNFFSHTGLDGSQAWDRAKKVGFEAQTMGENIAKGQRTPEEVVAAWMKSPGHRANILNPSFTQLGVGFQDNYWVQNFGSNDRNPASYIPGSGSQANPTPTPTPTPTPTPTIGKEIKGGDSNDVLNGTAANDVIWGGKGNDTLNGGNGSDRLIGGIGRDKLTGGTGGDTFVYQSLQDRGDTITDFSVSEDKIDLRQIFSGQAYNSSNKFSDFIKFQQYGSNTIVGIDVDGNTKPGGFQGFVLLEKVNASNLTAKNFIV, encoded by the coding sequence ATGGCAACAACAACTAGCCCAACATTTGAACAAAGAGTTTTAGAACTGACCAATGTAGAACGCATCAAGAGTGGTTTGAAACCTCTGCAAGGCAATGCAGAACTTAACTATGCTGCCGATCAATATGCAGAATCGATGGCAAAGAACAATTTCTTTAGTCATACCGGGCTAGATGGTTCGCAAGCCTGGGATAGAGCCAAAAAAGTTGGCTTTGAAGCCCAAACAATGGGAGAGAATATAGCCAAAGGACAAAGAACACCAGAAGAAGTTGTAGCAGCTTGGATGAAAAGTCCGGGACACCGAGCAAATATTCTTAATCCCAGCTTTACTCAACTCGGTGTTGGTTTTCAAGACAACTATTGGGTGCAAAACTTTGGTAGCAATGATCGAAACCCTGCAAGTTATATTCCAGGTTCAGGTTCTCAAGCAAATCCTACACCAACACCCACTCCCACACCAACCCCAACACCTACCATCGGTAAAGAAATCAAGGGTGGAGACAGTAACGATGTCTTAAATGGTACTGCAGCTAATGATGTGATTTGGGGTGGTAAAGGTAACGATACCCTAAATGGCGGTAACGGTAGCGATCGCTTAATTGGTGGAATCGGCAGAGATAAATTAACTGGTGGTACTGGTGGCGATACCTTTGTTTATCAAAGTCTGCAAGACAGAGGAGACACCATTACTGATTTTTCTGTTAGCGAAGATAAAATAGACCTGCGCCAAATTTTCAGCGGTCAAGCTTACAACAGCAGCAATAAATTCAGTGATTTCATCAAATTCCAACAATATGGATCTAATACTATTGTTGGCATTGACGTAGATGGAAACACAAAACCTGGCGGGTTTCAGGGCTTTGTTCTCTTAGAAAAAGTCAACGCCTCTAATTTAACCGCTAAGAACTTTATCGTCTAA